The Chloroflexota bacterium genome window below encodes:
- a CDS encoding VOC family protein, with protein MTNRLPLPGVRFGHVNIVAADWHRLVDFYRTVFGCEVVPPERNYAGPDLERGTGVAGAELRGAHLRLPGLGADGPTLEIYQYRRAEERPPTAANRPGFAHIAFAVRDVEAAQGEVLAAGGGRIGDIVTLTTADGRRVTWCYVTDPEGNILELQAWSR; from the coding sequence TTGACGAATCGGCTCCCGCTCCCCGGTGTCCGCTTCGGCCACGTCAACATCGTGGCCGCCGACTGGCACCGGCTGGTGGACTTCTATCGGACGGTTTTCGGCTGCGAGGTCGTGCCGCCGGAACGGAATTACGCCGGCCCGGACCTGGAGCGGGGGACCGGGGTGGCCGGGGCCGAGCTGCGTGGCGCGCACCTGCGATTGCCCGGCCTCGGGGCGGACGGGCCGACTCTCGAGATATACCAATACCGCCGCGCCGAGGAGCGCCCACCGACCGCGGCCAACCGACCGGGGTTCGCGCACATTGCCTTTGCGGTCCGCGACGTGGAGGCGGCGCAGGGCGAGGTGCTGGCCGCCGGTGGCGGGCGAATCGGGGACATCGTGACCCTGACCACCGCCGATGGCCGGCGCGTCACCTGGTGTTACGTCACCGATCCCGAGGGCAACATCCTCGAGCTCCAAGCCTGGAGCCGTTAG
- a CDS encoding ATP-binding cassette domain-containing protein, producing the protein MTASADGLALATRDLRKSYGSRLALAGLDISVPTGVVYGFLGPNGAGKTTTMRLLTGLIHPDHGSIELLGRPFSGRDRRRLFDIGALVETPSFYPFLSGRENLRAIGASGAPTTRARVEELLELVGLRDRARDKVSGYSLGMKQRLGIAAALLSDPQLLLLDEPANGLDPAGIVAIRETLRHLAAEGKTVFVSSHLLGEVQQMADVIGIIAAGRLVREGSMTELLHGADLVRVRVAPHEVASAAERLANLPGHDGVEPSADAGWLTVRIAADRAAEVNRTLADAGIYAARLEAGSDLEELFLALTADEADSHEGTFQGIATPTAPGGDG; encoded by the coding sequence ATGACCGCGTCCGCAGACGGCTTGGCGCTCGCCACTCGTGACCTGCGCAAGAGCTATGGCTCGCGCCTGGCTTTGGCGGGTCTGGACATATCCGTCCCGACCGGAGTGGTCTATGGCTTCCTCGGGCCCAACGGGGCGGGCAAGACGACGACCATGCGCCTGCTCACCGGACTCATCCACCCCGACCACGGCAGCATCGAGCTCCTGGGCCGACCGTTCAGCGGGCGGGATCGGCGGCGGCTGTTCGACATCGGCGCCCTGGTCGAGACACCCTCGTTCTACCCGTTCCTGTCGGGCCGGGAGAACCTCCGGGCGATCGGGGCCAGTGGCGCCCCTACGACGAGGGCACGCGTCGAGGAGCTGCTGGAGCTGGTCGGGCTCCGCGATCGCGCGCGGGACAAGGTCTCCGGCTACTCGCTGGGCATGAAGCAACGCCTCGGCATCGCAGCCGCCCTGCTCAGTGACCCGCAGCTGCTGCTCCTGGACGAGCCGGCCAACGGCCTCGATCCGGCCGGGATCGTCGCGATCCGCGAGACGCTCCGCCACCTGGCGGCGGAGGGCAAGACCGTGTTCGTATCCAGCCACCTGCTGGGCGAAGTGCAGCAGATGGCGGACGTCATCGGGATCATCGCCGCGGGGCGCCTGGTGCGCGAGGGCTCGATGACCGAGCTCTTGCATGGCGCCGACCTGGTCCGCGTGAGGGTGGCTCCGCATGAGGTGGCCTCCGCGGCGGAACGTCTCGCCAACCTTCCCGGACACGACGGGGTCGAACCATCCGCCGATGCGGGCTGGCTCACGGTGCGCATCGCGGCCGACCGCGCCGCCGAGGTCAACCGGACCCTGGCTGACGCCGGCATCTACGCCGCGCGGCTGGAGGCCGGCAGCGACCTGGAAGAGCTGTTCCTCGCGCTGACCGCGGACGAGGCCGACAGCCATGAAGGGACATTCCAGGGGATTGCCACCCCGACGGCGCCGGGGGGCGACGGATGA